Proteins encoded in a region of the Pseudomonas syringae KCTC 12500 genome:
- a CDS encoding MFS transporter: MVSHADRRNTLSLDSLNFFLADVRDGLGPYLAIYLLAVHKWDPASIGVVMTIAGIAGLLTQTPAGALIDRTPYKRAMIGVAALLVTLSCLILPFTSSFSVVALTQALSSIAASVFAPAIAAISLGITGPKAFTRRTGRNETFNHAGNACAALLAGGFAYLFGPIAVFYLMAAMALASIVAVSFVSADAIDHDVARGFDASHEVSGHQPSGLSALLSNKPLLMFGICCALFHLANAAMLPLVSQKLSQINMQMATPLTSACIVAAQLVMVPAALLVGMKADVWGRKPLLLAGFLFLPIRGVLYTLSDDPYWLVAVQMLDGIGAGLFGALFPLMVKDLTQGSGRFNVSLGALSTLFGLGAALSNSLAGFVVHAAGYSAAFLTLAGVAAVAFCLLWLTVPETLSRSHNETGLKPDNAVGA; this comes from the coding sequence TTGGTCAGTCATGCAGATCGCCGCAACACCCTTTCACTGGATAGCCTGAATTTCTTCCTTGCCGATGTGCGCGATGGCCTGGGCCCGTATCTGGCGATCTATCTGCTGGCGGTGCACAAATGGGACCCGGCCAGCATCGGCGTGGTGATGACCATTGCCGGTATTGCCGGACTGCTGACCCAGACACCTGCCGGGGCGCTGATCGACAGAACGCCCTACAAGCGCGCCATGATCGGTGTGGCGGCCTTGTTGGTGACGCTGAGCTGCCTGATTCTGCCCTTTACTTCGTCTTTTTCAGTGGTCGCCCTGACCCAGGCGTTGAGCAGCATTGCGGCCTCGGTATTTGCACCGGCCATCGCGGCCATTTCGCTGGGCATCACCGGGCCCAAAGCGTTTACCCGCCGTACCGGGCGCAACGAAACCTTCAACCACGCTGGTAATGCCTGCGCAGCCCTTTTGGCTGGCGGCTTCGCCTACCTCTTCGGTCCTATCGCGGTGTTTTACCTGATGGCCGCCATGGCGCTGGCGAGTATTGTCGCGGTCAGCTTCGTTTCCGCAGACGCGATCGATCACGACGTGGCTCGGGGCTTCGACGCCAGCCACGAGGTCAGTGGTCACCAGCCGTCAGGCCTTTCTGCGCTGTTAAGCAACAAGCCGCTGCTGATGTTCGGTATCTGCTGCGCGCTGTTCCATCTGGCCAACGCAGCAATGCTGCCGCTGGTTAGCCAGAAGCTGTCACAAATCAATATGCAGATGGCGACACCGCTGACCTCGGCGTGCATTGTCGCGGCCCAACTGGTGATGGTGCCGGCCGCGCTGCTGGTCGGCATGAAAGCGGATGTCTGGGGGCGTAAGCCGCTGTTGCTGGCCGGCTTTCTATTCTTGCCGATTCGCGGTGTGCTTTACACCCTTTCCGACGATCCCTATTGGCTGGTGGCGGTGCAGATGCTCGACGGCATCGGCGCTGGCCTGTTCGGTGCCTTGTTCCCATTGATGGTCAAGGACCTCACTCAAGGCAGCGGGCGTTTCAACGTGAGTCTGGGCGCGCTGTCCACGCTGTTCGGGCTGGGTGCAGCGCTGAGCAACAGCCTGGCCGGTTTTGTCGTGCATGCAGCAGGTTACAGCGCGGCATTTCTGACCCTCGCCGGTGTGGCAGCGGTAGCGTTCTGCCTGTTGTGGCTGACGGTGCCGGAGACCCTTTCGCGCTCGCATAACGAAACCGGGCTCAAACCGGACAATGCCGTGGGCGCGTGA
- a CDS encoding DUF1289 domain-containing protein — protein MAKDIENPCISVCQLSGDLCVSCGRTKDDIRKWKRMKRPEKMAAAQRATQRLKSLQKKSI, from the coding sequence ATAGCCAAGGACATCGAAAACCCGTGCATTTCCGTGTGCCAGCTCAGCGGTGATCTGTGCGTGAGCTGCGGACGTACCAAGGACGATATCCGCAAGTGGAAGCGCATGAAACGGCCTGAAAAGATGGCGGCCGCGCAACGCGCAACCCAGAGGCTGAAAAGCCTGCAGAAAAAGAGCATTTGA
- a CDS encoding SMP-30/gluconolactonase/LRE family protein, translating into MDFSSPGNTPDHSRRGFLKQSLAVSATVAAIGALPRLSSAQPLTQRYPDPLVSVLDDSFTHIRIFNASVEKLASGMRWAEGPVWIGDGRYLLVSDIANNRIMRWDEVTGELSVYREHSNFSNGMCRDRQGRLLVCEGSSTTNEGRRVTRTEYNGRITVLADSFEGKPFNSPNDIACKRDGSIWFTDPTFQAESNYEGQKVKQEQPFGVYRIDPSNGKVSRVIDDLAGPNGLCFSPDEKTLYVVEGRAKPHGLIWAIAVNEDGTLGERRKLIEGLDYAAIDGIKCDEGGNLWCGWGGNGDPKADMEKLDGVRVFNPQGKAIGHISLPERCANICFGGREGNRLFMASSHSLYSVFVNARGATFA; encoded by the coding sequence ATGGACTTCTCATCGCCAGGCAATACACCTGATCACAGCCGCAGGGGCTTTCTTAAACAGTCACTGGCCGTTTCGGCGACCGTGGCCGCCATTGGCGCATTGCCGCGTCTTTCCAGCGCTCAGCCGCTGACCCAACGCTACCCCGACCCTTTGGTCAGTGTGCTGGACGACAGCTTTACCCACATACGAATCTTCAATGCCAGCGTCGAGAAGCTGGCCAGCGGCATGCGCTGGGCCGAAGGGCCTGTGTGGATCGGTGACGGTCGCTACTTGCTGGTCAGCGACATTGCCAACAATCGCATCATGCGTTGGGATGAGGTGACGGGTGAGCTGTCGGTGTACCGCGAGCACTCGAACTTTTCCAATGGCATGTGTCGCGACCGTCAGGGAAGACTGCTGGTTTGTGAGGGCTCCAGCACGACCAATGAGGGACGGCGGGTGACGCGTACCGAGTACAACGGGCGTATCACCGTGCTGGCCGACAGCTTTGAGGGCAAACCTTTCAATTCGCCCAACGATATCGCCTGCAAACGTGATGGGTCTATCTGGTTCACCGATCCCACCTTCCAGGCCGAAAGCAACTACGAAGGTCAAAAGGTCAAGCAGGAGCAACCCTTCGGCGTCTATCGCATAGACCCCTCGAACGGCAAGGTCTCCAGAGTGATTGATGATCTGGCAGGTCCGAACGGCCTGTGCTTTTCGCCGGACGAGAAAACCTTGTACGTTGTTGAAGGACGCGCCAAACCCCACGGCCTCATCTGGGCGATAGCGGTCAACGAAGACGGCACGCTGGGCGAGCGGCGCAAGCTTATCGAAGGCCTGGACTACGCGGCCATCGACGGCATCAAGTGCGACGAGGGCGGCAACCTGTGGTGCGGCTGGGGCGGTAACGGTGATCCCAAGGCGGATATGGAGAAACTCGACGGCGTGCGAGTGTTCAACCCTCAAGGCAAGGCCATCGGTCATATCAGTCTGCCCGAACGCTGCGCCAATATCTGTTTCGGCGGGCGAGAGGGCAATCGGCTGTTCATGGCCAGCAGCCATTCGCTTTATTCGGTGTTCGTGAACGCGCGCGGCGCTACGTTTGCCTGA
- a CDS encoding DUF1206 domain-containing protein, with amino-acid sequence MSAQRGLVLLARGGYAARGVVYLIIGLFAVLAAQGSSQPADSHSSLEALLSQPFGGVLVGVVIVGLLAFAAWRVLQATRDVDHHGRELKGLVIRGGLLVGGFTYGALAFFALGLLVSGLKSSGGSSDGGQAKDLLAAILSWDHSNLLVYVVALVPLGLGIVHIIKGYKASFEKYFEADEDVMKYVRPVSRFGLIARGVAFIEIAVLLAVSGSSYQAMHPPGMKDALNGLQDLPAGGLVLLIVALGLIAFSVYSFAQAAWRRINMDVPDAPEAVARHFR; translated from the coding sequence ATGTCGGCGCAACGCGGCCTGGTTCTACTTGCACGAGGCGGTTATGCCGCCCGTGGTGTTGTTTATCTGATTATCGGTCTGTTCGCGGTACTGGCGGCGCAGGGCTCCTCGCAGCCGGCCGACAGCCACAGCAGTCTTGAAGCGCTGTTGAGCCAGCCTTTCGGCGGCGTTCTGGTCGGGGTGGTGATCGTCGGTCTGTTGGCGTTCGCGGCATGGCGAGTCCTGCAGGCTACCCGGGACGTTGATCATCATGGCCGCGAACTCAAAGGGCTGGTGATTCGCGGCGGTCTGTTGGTGGGCGGCTTTACGTACGGCGCATTGGCGTTCTTTGCCTTGGGCCTGCTAGTCAGTGGGCTGAAGAGCTCCGGAGGCTCATCGGATGGCGGGCAGGCCAAGGACCTGCTCGCAGCCATTTTGTCCTGGGATCATTCCAATCTGCTGGTCTATGTGGTCGCCCTGGTGCCCCTGGGGCTGGGCATTGTGCACATCATCAAGGGCTACAAGGCGTCCTTCGAGAAGTATTTCGAGGCCGACGAAGACGTCATGAAATACGTGCGTCCTGTCTCGCGCTTCGGCCTGATCGCCCGCGGCGTGGCGTTCATCGAAATCGCCGTATTACTGGCGGTCAGCGGCTCCAGTTATCAGGCCATGCACCCGCCGGGCATGAAAGATGCGCTCAACGGTTTGCAGGATCTGCCCGCAGGCGGCCTGGTATTGCTGATCGTGGCACTTGGGCTGATTGCGTTTTCGGTGTACAGCTTTGCTCAGGCGGCCTGGCGCCGGATCAATATGGACGTGCCTGATGCGCCGGAGGCCGTGGCGCGTCATTTCCGCTGA
- a CDS encoding methyl-accepting chemotaxis protein, whose product MTILQRVIGGFAVLVVLLLAMAGISYQSTHSISDRISVITGQSAPLSRAASELYVHVLRANQALLGVLVSTDPKQIDDGKQPFNESMTRFNQLLDSTPAYIGDHAELRDNLNQQRQLSAAYAEQAQTLIASHRQHVLQALQSRVLQGYSSSQGAQLTGYLRDYIARERNAGSAETVAAGEKLLLEVGKSYDGLAAHAATPNIQTLQRVLNLQDEVISTRTRELIAADPRAGRIAAVMVNRLLNDLTGSDGVYQAYRQEAALAEQVDKQRQAAETRLQATLSKIGEFGNQSLAVANDAKAGADSTIATSLSLLLIACLLAVMAAAIIGTWVAFSLRRPLAAFREVLKTLTSGDMRVRFDVSRRDEFGELGGYLNEFTQSLQQTFRQLIGSADNLALTASQNAQISEQTTRVVDEQKDRLNSAASAMTEMESTVEEVARRAQDTRGAVDSTSELTGKVQKRVAETIVNIRQQAEQVNKASAVTDELQKYGQNIDGIVDAIRTIAEQTNLLALNAAIEAARAGEQGRGFAVVADEVRSLAGRTQTSTSEIQEMIGQMQSKIHSAVEVMNESQIQSDHCVTLASGADQLLVEMGEAVDVIRDMNIQIAAATEQQSATVQETSRMVTHINDSAQQAADGAEQSAISSQDLSKMARDQRELLHHFSV is encoded by the coding sequence ATGACCATTCTTCAGCGAGTGATCGGTGGATTTGCTGTGCTGGTGGTACTGCTGCTCGCCATGGCAGGTATCAGCTATCAAAGCACTCATTCCATAAGCGATCGGATCAGCGTCATCACAGGGCAATCCGCACCCTTGAGCAGGGCGGCGAGCGAGCTATACGTGCATGTGCTGCGCGCCAACCAGGCACTGCTCGGGGTTCTGGTCAGCACTGATCCCAAACAGATCGACGATGGCAAGCAGCCGTTCAACGAGAGCATGACCCGGTTCAATCAGTTGCTGGACAGCACGCCTGCCTATATTGGCGATCATGCTGAATTGCGCGACAACCTGAACCAGCAACGCCAACTGAGTGCTGCTTATGCCGAGCAGGCGCAGACGCTGATTGCCAGCCATCGGCAGCACGTTCTGCAGGCACTTCAGAGCCGAGTGTTGCAGGGCTACAGCAGCAGTCAGGGCGCGCAACTGACCGGTTATCTTCGTGACTATATTGCCCGCGAGCGCAACGCCGGTTCCGCAGAGACGGTGGCAGCGGGGGAAAAGCTGCTACTGGAGGTCGGCAAATCCTACGATGGTCTGGCTGCCCATGCCGCCACACCGAATATTCAGACCTTGCAGCGCGTACTCAACTTGCAGGATGAGGTGATCAGTACCCGCACACGGGAGCTCATCGCAGCCGACCCGCGCGCTGGCCGGATTGCCGCAGTGATGGTCAACCGCCTGCTTAACGATCTGACTGGCAGCGACGGCGTTTATCAGGCCTACAGGCAGGAAGCGGCACTCGCCGAGCAGGTCGACAAGCAGCGCCAGGCAGCGGAAACCCGTCTTCAAGCAACGCTGAGCAAGATCGGCGAGTTCGGCAATCAGTCACTGGCGGTGGCCAACGACGCCAAGGCCGGGGCGGATTCGACGATTGCCACCAGCCTTAGCCTGTTGCTGATCGCCTGCCTGCTGGCCGTCATGGCGGCAGCAATCATCGGCACATGGGTCGCCTTCAGCCTTCGTCGCCCTCTGGCTGCGTTTCGCGAGGTTTTGAAGACGCTCACCAGTGGCGACATGCGGGTACGTTTCGACGTCAGCCGCCGCGATGAGTTTGGTGAGTTGGGTGGTTATCTCAATGAATTCACCCAGTCGTTGCAACAGACGTTTCGTCAACTGATCGGGTCGGCCGACAACCTGGCGCTGACCGCCAGCCAGAACGCGCAGATCAGTGAGCAGACGACCCGCGTGGTGGACGAGCAGAAGGATCGGCTCAACTCTGCCGCGTCAGCCATGACTGAAATGGAGAGCACGGTCGAGGAAGTCGCCCGTCGGGCTCAGGACACACGCGGCGCGGTGGACAGCACCAGTGAGCTGACCGGGAAAGTGCAAAAGCGCGTGGCTGAAACCATCGTCAACATTCGCCAGCAGGCTGAACAGGTCAACAAGGCGTCTGCGGTGACCGACGAGTTGCAGAAATACGGGCAGAACATCGACGGTATCGTCGACGCCATTCGCACCATTGCCGAACAGACCAACCTGCTGGCGCTCAACGCCGCCATCGAAGCGGCGCGGGCTGGCGAGCAGGGCAGGGGCTTTGCGGTGGTGGCCGATGAGGTACGCTCGCTGGCCGGTCGCACTCAAACCTCAACCAGCGAGATACAGGAAATGATCGGCCAGATGCAGAGCAAGATCCATTCGGCGGTAGAGGTGATGAACGAAAGCCAGATCCAGTCCGACCATTGCGTGACACTGGCTTCCGGCGCTGATCAATTGCTGGTGGAAATGGGCGAGGCGGTGGATGTGATTCGCGACATGAACATTCAGATCGCTGCGGCCACTGAACAGCAAAGCGCGACGG